The Apis cerana isolate GH-2021 linkage group LG2, AcerK_1.0, whole genome shotgun sequence genomic sequence AATGACAAAACAGATGGAAACTTTTCGTGTGAATCTAGAAGAATTCGCAACaaagtataaaaatgaaattaaaaaaaatgcacgATTTCGGCGGCAATTTACCGAAATGTGTGCATCAATAGGTGTAGATCCTTTAGCCTCAGGTAAAGGATTTTGGTCAGTTCTTGGCATAGGAGACTTTTATTACGAACTTGCTGTTCAAATTGTTGAAGTTTGTATGgctacaaattataaaaatggtgGATTAATATCATTAGATGAACTTAGAGCAAGATTAATTCAAGCTAGAGGTCGTAGAAAAGAACATCAAGAAATTACAAATGAGGACTTACTAGCTGcagctaaaaaattaaaaatttttggaaatggaTTTTCTATTGTTCCAATTGGAAGAGGTAAACACTTAGTACAGTCTGTACCTGGTGAACTCAGTATGGACCATACTGCCGTATTACAACAAGCTAGTTTATCTGGAAATGCATATGTTTCAAGATCCATGTTatgtaaagaattaaaatgggAATCAGATAGGACACAGAAAGCTTTGGACCATATGGTAAAAGAAGGATTGGCATGGTTAGATGAACAaggtgaaaatgaaatattatattggttTCCTAGTTTATTTACAGCTTGCATTGTATCCAAAGAGTAAGCAAAATATTGactttataatgaatattatgaaatagacagtgttttaaaagaataagatatttgcaatataaaatgtatttttaatgtgaataaatttacattattcttGTAACATATACACAGTTAAACAtccattataaatttcttgtaactaaagaaaaatattgtcacCTAATTTCATTTGGCTcattaattctgaaaaaagatgtaaattatagataatttaaaatatcttattatatctttatatcttattacatCGATACAGTAAATATACACACCTTTGTATATCTTGAATTGCATGTTGTGCCAATTGTTGtttgcaatttaataattctttatgtaattcattgttttctttttgtaaagtATTCATTCTTCCTCTTAGTTCTTTAGATTTTCCTTGAAATTTAACTGTCAAAGATTTTGCTTCATCTCtccatctaaaatataaattaataaaaatatattttcaataatcattgtttattcatgtaaaaaattgcatactttttacttaatttttgatgaatttgaACATGATTGATTAATTCCTTTGTTTTCCTGTCAAATTTTTCCTGCAGTTTATTCATATGATCTGATAATACAGATTGACAACAATGACATTTATTTTCTACTCTGTAATAAAAGTGTTACatgtaatatcatttaatttgatatatttatatttacttacgtTATATCAAAACTAGGCTTagctttaatattatatggatttatttcattaataatattatttttcggaTTATTTTCTCCTATACAAGTTGCTTTATGAAgattaatttccaattcctgaattttattttcaagagaatatttttcattgtctcttttttgtatttcatattcaaaatcatgtttcaatgattttaattgtaatacaaGATTTTCCTTATCATCTAATGTTTTAGCTAACTGATTTTCTAAATCAgaatattgtttcattttatcctTATTTTCGCCCtcagttttttttatctggTCTTGTGTATTAATAGTTTGTTGTTGCTCTAGcttttgtaatttatcatttgaattgcctaatttatcttcaagaataataattttttcttttaattgtttaatttccacatcatatttgtttttagCTATTGTTTcatcatatatttgtaattgaaattcCATACGTTTTGCTTTTTGTtcatattccaatattttcacACTAGAATCTCTacgtattttattcaattcttcttcaataaattttaattctctttgaGCTTTTTCTGTTTCAGTAGTTTTTGTCTTTAATTCTGATTTAAGTTCATTAATCTctgttagatatttttttgtattttgttcaatttcatctctagtaattttatttaactcttGTATTTTTCCATCATATT encodes the following:
- the LOC107996872 gene encoding vacuolar-sorting protein SNF8, with protein sequence MRRKAGVGAIQKQKLEQEKYKDKGTEIQENQFEQMTKQMETFRVNLEEFATKYKNEIKKNARFRRQFTEMCASIGVDPLASGKGFWSVLGIGDFYYELAVQIVEVCMATNYKNGGLISLDELRARLIQARGRRKEHQEITNEDLLAAAKKLKIFGNGFSIVPIGRGKHLVQSVPGELSMDHTAVLQQASLSGNAYVSRSMLCKELKWESDRTQKALDHMVKEGLAWLDEQGENEILYWFPSLFTACIVSKE
- the LOC107996871 gene encoding putative leucine-rich repeat-containing protein DDB_G0290503 isoform X1, coding for MMTEHDAQKQRLALSSEQYKLLEEQHVLVENLKQDLHLCKIEQHNIRAELQILRNESQKVDDIKESLNRIHLEECDNQDAHKKEIENLQERIVLLESEKDSAMQLWHISLNTISALEDQLKGLHVDGKGTKFYQEQANAIKESYSEAIKMLEEKLALAKDNFIKYQTLYETSKEKINNLTKEKDELLEKYKNLQMNTQDRDRNNQLTIETLKQDLAYAKTETNKIIQTKLELEKKLNEVKIYADNVMERDKETKKKMAEAIELIESAVREKDIILHREALVLEEKTRLEHRLNVIANEYDGKIQELNKITRDEIEQNTKKYLTEINELKSELKTKTTETEKAQRELKFIEEELNKIRRDSSVKILEYEQKAKRMEFQLQIYDETIAKNKYDVEIKQLKEKIIILEDKLGNSNDKLQKLEQQQTINTQDQIKKTEGENKDKMKQYSDLENQLAKTLDDKENLVLQLKSLKHDFEYEIQKRDNEKYSLENKIQELEINLHKATCIGENNPKNNIINEINPYNIKAKPSFDITVENKCHCCQSVLSDHMNKLQEKFDRKTKELINHVQIHQKLSKKWRDEAKSLTVKFQGKSKELRGRMNTLQKENNELHKELLNCKQQLAQHAIQDIQRINEPNEIR
- the LOC107996871 gene encoding putative leucine-rich repeat-containing protein DDB_G0290503 isoform X2, whose translation is MMTEHDAQKQSSEQYKLLEEQHVLVENLKQDLHLCKIEQHNIRAELQILRNESQKVDDIKESLNRIHLEECDNQDAHKKEIENLQERIVLLESEKDSAMQLWHISLNTISALEDQLKGLHVDGKGTKFYQEQANAIKESYSEAIKMLEEKLALAKDNFIKYQTLYETSKEKINNLTKEKDELLEKYKNLQMNTQDRDRNNQLTIETLKQDLAYAKTETNKIIQTKLELEKKLNEVKIYADNVMERDKETKKKMAEAIELIESAVREKDIILHREALVLEEKTRLEHRLNVIANEYDGKIQELNKITRDEIEQNTKKYLTEINELKSELKTKTTETEKAQRELKFIEEELNKIRRDSSVKILEYEQKAKRMEFQLQIYDETIAKNKYDVEIKQLKEKIIILEDKLGNSNDKLQKLEQQQTINTQDQIKKTEGENKDKMKQYSDLENQLAKTLDDKENLVLQLKSLKHDFEYEIQKRDNEKYSLENKIQELEINLHKATCIGENNPKNNIINEINPYNIKAKPSFDITVENKCHCCQSVLSDHMNKLQEKFDRKTKELINHVQIHQKLSKKWRDEAKSLTVKFQGKSKELRGRMNTLQKENNELHKELLNCKQQLAQHAIQDIQRINEPNEIR